Proteins encoded in a region of the Globicephala melas chromosome 1, mGloMel1.2, whole genome shotgun sequence genome:
- the LOC115859650 gene encoding pancreatic alpha-amylase isoform X1: MKLFLLLSAIGFCWAQYAPNTESGRTSIVHLFEWRWVDIALECERYLAPKGFGGVQVSSPNENAIINNPSRPWWERYQPVSYKLCTRSGNENEFKDMVTRCNNVGVRIYVDAIINHMCGNGVAAGTSSTCGSYFNPGTEDFPAVPYSGWDFNDGKCKTRSGEIESYNDASQVRDCRLVGLLDLALEKDYVRSTIAEYLNRLIDIGVAGFRIDAAKHMWPGDMKAILDKLHNLNKRWFPAGSKPFIYQEVIDLGGEPIKSSEYFGNGRVTEFKYGAKLGTVLRKWNGEKMSYLKNWGEGWGFMPSDRALVFVDNHDNQRGSGAGGASILTFWDPRLYKMGVGFMLAHPYGFTRVMSSYRWPRHFENGKDVNNWIGPPNNNGVIKEVTINPDTTCGNDWVCEHRWRQIRNMVVFRNVVDGQPFTNWWDNGSNQVAFGRGNRGFIVFNNDDWALSSTLQTGLPAGTYCDVISGDKIARVCEAICVWTQIPLTHSEIEYSAWDIKEVILCFSLHHNNMILDSLHYW; this comes from the exons ATGAAGCTCTTTCTATTGCTTTCAGCCATTGGATTCTGCTGGGCTCAGTATGCCCCAAATACCGAATCTGGACGGACATCTATTGTCCATCTGTTTGAGTGGCGCTGGGTTGATATTGCTCTTGAATGTGAGCGATACTTAGCTCCCAAAGGATTTGGAGGGGTTCAG GTTTCCTCACCCAATGAAAATGCGATAATTAATAATCCTTCAAGACCTTGGTGGGAAAGGTACCAACCAGTTAGCTACAAGTTATGTACAAGATCAGGAAATGAGAATGAATTCAAAGACATGGTGACTAGATGTAACAACGTTGGT GTCCGTATTTATGTGGATGCTATAATTAATCATATGTGTGGAAATGGTGTGGCTGCAGGAACGAGCAGTACTTGTGGGAGTTACTTCAACCCTGGAACTGAGGATTTTCCAGCAGTCCCGTACTCTGGTTGGGATTTTAATGATGGTAAATGTAAAACTAGAAGTGGAGAAATTGAGAGCTATAATGATGCTTCTCAG GTCCGAGATTGTCGTCTGGTTGGTCTTCTTGATCTTGCACTGGAGAAAGATTATGTGCGCTCCACAATTGCTGAATATCTGAACCGTCTCATTGACATTGGTGTAGCAGGGTTCAGAATTGATGCCGCTAAGCACATGTGGCCTGGAGACATGAAGGCAATTTTGGATAAACTGCATAATCTAAACAAAAGATGGTTCCCTGCAGGAAGTAAACCTTTCATTTACCAGGAG GTAATTGATCTGGGTGGTGAGCCAATTAAAAGCAGTGAGTACTTTGGAAATGGCCGTGTGACAGAATTTAAATATGGTGCAAAACTAGGCACAGTTCTGCGCAAGTGGAATGGAGAGAAGATGTCTTACTTAAA gaaCTGGGGAGAAGGCTGGGGTTTCATGCCTTCTGACAGAGCACTTGTCTTTGTTGATAACCATGACAATCAGCGAGGGAGTGGAGCTGGGGGAGCATCTATTCTTACATTCTGGGACCCTAG ACTGTACAAAATGGGAGTTGGATTTATGCTTGCTCATCCCTATGGATTTACACGAGTAATGTCAAGCTACCGTTGGCCAAGACATTTTGAAAACGGAAAA GATGTTAATAATTGGATTGGGCCACCAAATAATAATGGAGTCATTAAAGAAGTTACTATTAATCCAGATACTACTTGTGGCAATGACTGGGTCTGTGAACATCGATGGCGTCAAATAAG GAACATGGTTGTGTTCCGCAATGTAGTTGATGGCCAACCTTTTACAAACTGGTGGGATAATGGTAGCAACCAAGTAGCTTttggaagaggaaacagaggatTCATTGTCTTTAACAATGATGACTG ggCATTATCTTCAACTTTGCAAACTGGTCTTCCTGCTGGTACATATTGTGATGTCATTTCTGGAGATAAAATTG
- the LOC115859650 gene encoding pancreatic alpha-amylase isoform X2 has translation MKLFLLLSAIGFCWAQYAPNTESGRTSIVHLFEWRWVDIALECERYLAPKGFGGVQVSSPNENAIINNPSRPWWERYQPVSYKLCTRSGNENEFKDMVTRCNNVGVRIYVDAIINHMCGNGVAAGTSSTCGSYFNPGTEDFPAVPYSGWDFNDGKCKTRSGEIESYNDASQVRDCRLVGLLDLALEKDYVRSTIAEYLNRLIDIGVAGFRIDAAKHMWPGDMKAILDKLHNLNKRWFPAGSKPFIYQEVIDLGGEPIKSSEYFGNGRVTEFKYGAKLGTVLRKWNGEKMSYLKNWGEGWGFMPSDRALVFVDNHDNQRGSGAGGASILTFWDPRLYKMGVGFMLAHPYGFTRVMSSYRWPRHFENGKDVNNWIGPPNNNGVIKEVTINPDTTCGNDWVCEHRWRQIRNMVVFRNVVDGQPFTNWWDNGSNQVAFGRGNRGFIVFNNDDWALSSTLQTGLPAGTYCDVISGDKIGNYCTGIKIYVSGDGNANFSISNSAEDPFIAIHAESKL, from the exons ATGAAGCTCTTTCTATTGCTTTCAGCCATTGGATTCTGCTGGGCTCAGTATGCCCCAAATACCGAATCTGGACGGACATCTATTGTCCATCTGTTTGAGTGGCGCTGGGTTGATATTGCTCTTGAATGTGAGCGATACTTAGCTCCCAAAGGATTTGGAGGGGTTCAG GTTTCCTCACCCAATGAAAATGCGATAATTAATAATCCTTCAAGACCTTGGTGGGAAAGGTACCAACCAGTTAGCTACAAGTTATGTACAAGATCAGGAAATGAGAATGAATTCAAAGACATGGTGACTAGATGTAACAACGTTGGT GTCCGTATTTATGTGGATGCTATAATTAATCATATGTGTGGAAATGGTGTGGCTGCAGGAACGAGCAGTACTTGTGGGAGTTACTTCAACCCTGGAACTGAGGATTTTCCAGCAGTCCCGTACTCTGGTTGGGATTTTAATGATGGTAAATGTAAAACTAGAAGTGGAGAAATTGAGAGCTATAATGATGCTTCTCAG GTCCGAGATTGTCGTCTGGTTGGTCTTCTTGATCTTGCACTGGAGAAAGATTATGTGCGCTCCACAATTGCTGAATATCTGAACCGTCTCATTGACATTGGTGTAGCAGGGTTCAGAATTGATGCCGCTAAGCACATGTGGCCTGGAGACATGAAGGCAATTTTGGATAAACTGCATAATCTAAACAAAAGATGGTTCCCTGCAGGAAGTAAACCTTTCATTTACCAGGAG GTAATTGATCTGGGTGGTGAGCCAATTAAAAGCAGTGAGTACTTTGGAAATGGCCGTGTGACAGAATTTAAATATGGTGCAAAACTAGGCACAGTTCTGCGCAAGTGGAATGGAGAGAAGATGTCTTACTTAAA gaaCTGGGGAGAAGGCTGGGGTTTCATGCCTTCTGACAGAGCACTTGTCTTTGTTGATAACCATGACAATCAGCGAGGGAGTGGAGCTGGGGGAGCATCTATTCTTACATTCTGGGACCCTAG ACTGTACAAAATGGGAGTTGGATTTATGCTTGCTCATCCCTATGGATTTACACGAGTAATGTCAAGCTACCGTTGGCCAAGACATTTTGAAAACGGAAAA GATGTTAATAATTGGATTGGGCCACCAAATAATAATGGAGTCATTAAAGAAGTTACTATTAATCCAGATACTACTTGTGGCAATGACTGGGTCTGTGAACATCGATGGCGTCAAATAAG GAACATGGTTGTGTTCCGCAATGTAGTTGATGGCCAACCTTTTACAAACTGGTGGGATAATGGTAGCAACCAAGTAGCTTttggaagaggaaacagaggatTCATTGTCTTTAACAATGATGACTG ggCATTATCTTCAACTTTGCAAACTGGTCTTCCTGCTGGTACATATTGTGATGTCATTTCTGGAGATAAAATTGGTAACTATTGTACAGGAATTAAAATCTATGTTTCCGGTGATGGCAATGCTAACTTTTCTATTAGTAACTCTGCTGAAGATCCATTTATTGCGATTCATGCTGAATCTAAATTATAA